The following proteins are encoded in a genomic region of Actinomadura sp. NAK00032:
- a CDS encoding GIDE domain-containing protein, with product MSNITGALLVPLLIAAALLAAGWVWRIRYRNLRRAAVASCAEAAALPAGVPCQVSGTAVAVQAAPFSGRPCAWYMAKATAKTGTGKTVFIDKKSETPFHLEDKTGRLAIDPATAAVDGAVRSMDERRPDSGQLPGLDGEVAEYHYEEWILPAHQPLYVLGTSTGTGTIGKDKETGQYAVSTRTREEYRRRAVLFMGIGYGGGAAIFAACAAVVGVFHVMD from the coding sequence GTGTCGAACATCACCGGTGCGCTGCTCGTCCCGCTGCTCATCGCCGCCGCCCTGCTGGCCGCCGGCTGGGTCTGGCGGATCCGCTACCGCAACCTCCGGCGGGCCGCGGTGGCGAGCTGCGCGGAGGCCGCCGCACTGCCGGCCGGCGTCCCGTGCCAGGTCAGCGGGACGGCCGTCGCCGTCCAGGCCGCGCCCTTCTCCGGCCGGCCGTGCGCCTGGTACATGGCCAAGGCGACCGCCAAGACCGGGACGGGCAAGACGGTCTTCATCGACAAGAAGTCCGAGACGCCCTTCCACCTGGAGGACAAGACGGGCCGCCTCGCCATCGACCCCGCGACCGCCGCCGTCGACGGGGCCGTCCGGTCGATGGACGAGCGCCGCCCCGACAGCGGGCAGCTCCCCGGCCTGGACGGGGAGGTCGCCGAGTACCACTACGAGGAGTGGATCCTGCCCGCGCACCAGCCCCTCTACGTCCTCGGCACGTCGACCGGCACCGGGACGATCGGCAAGGACAAGGAGACCGGCCAGTACGCCGTCAGCACCCGGACCCGCGAGGAGTACCGGCGCCGCGCCGTGCTGTTCATGGGCATCGGCTACGGGGGCGGTGCGGCGATCTTCGCCGCCTGCGCCGCCGTCGTCGGCGTCTTCCACGTCATGGACTGA
- a CDS encoding DUF2207 domain-containing protein: MSALAALFRFRPVVLTVSAAVSAAALIPVMTSPAAAAGPAGGTAAPAERVLKDDVVLTAGKGGTVKVKETVVYRFAGQKGFQRAFQTRVHESLSEDRVYKLDNLRASSPDGGPTRVSTSEGETRTTVKVSGTGALNGTRTVVLEYDLRGAITPMGGAEELRWPVIGGWKVPVDEAKAVVDAGAMIRSVNCFTGPIGSTIGCTQYYTNHTHTQGVYAQQGMLPGEYLTVVAGLPAGTTGGKAIFERRHTLATAFSVNAVTGSVLAGLLVLLVGGVAALYLLRGRDARVVGKKAAEGDQAPVAGTEFEPPHGVRPGQIGTLIDEQADVIDVTATIVDLAVRGYLLIEEEDRARTGRLDWTLRRLDRPQVDLLPYERILLDALLTAPDGTGRDAVKLSDLGGTFATKLAQVRSAMYDDVVKQGWFARRPDTVRSRWTVAGILVTLLGIGATVALAITTEWALAGLALIIAGAALAYGGQYMPAKTARGATVLAHTIGFRAFLERGAVPDGDAVASRQRIALFSRFLPYAVVFGTVPKWAETVKDAGERGADNLYWYEGPAEWDLSKFAESMRTFTLATSGSISQSRGM, encoded by the coding sequence ATGTCTGCTCTTGCGGCCTTGTTCCGGTTCCGGCCAGTCGTCCTGACGGTGTCAGCCGCGGTGTCCGCCGCGGCGCTGATCCCCGTGATGACCTCCCCCGCCGCGGCGGCGGGACCGGCCGGCGGGACGGCCGCCCCGGCGGAGCGGGTGCTCAAGGACGATGTCGTCCTCACCGCCGGCAAGGGTGGGACCGTCAAGGTGAAGGAGACGGTCGTCTACCGGTTCGCCGGGCAGAAGGGCTTCCAGCGGGCGTTCCAGACGCGCGTCCACGAGAGCCTCAGCGAGGACCGCGTCTACAAGCTGGACAACCTGCGGGCGAGCAGCCCCGACGGCGGGCCGACGCGGGTCAGCACGTCCGAAGGCGAGACGCGGACGACCGTCAAGGTGAGCGGCACCGGCGCCCTGAACGGCACCCGCACCGTGGTGCTGGAGTACGACCTGCGCGGCGCGATCACCCCGATGGGCGGCGCGGAGGAGCTGCGCTGGCCGGTGATCGGCGGCTGGAAGGTCCCGGTGGACGAGGCCAAGGCCGTCGTGGACGCCGGCGCGATGATCCGCAGCGTCAACTGCTTCACCGGGCCGATCGGCAGCACGATCGGCTGCACGCAGTACTACACGAACCACACGCACACGCAGGGCGTCTACGCCCAGCAGGGCATGCTGCCCGGCGAGTACCTGACGGTCGTCGCGGGCCTGCCCGCCGGCACGACCGGCGGCAAGGCGATCTTCGAGCGGCGGCACACCCTCGCGACCGCGTTCTCCGTCAACGCGGTGACCGGCTCCGTGCTCGCCGGCCTGCTGGTCCTGCTGGTCGGCGGCGTCGCCGCCCTCTACCTGCTGCGCGGCCGGGACGCCAGGGTGGTGGGCAAGAAGGCCGCCGAGGGCGACCAGGCACCGGTCGCCGGAACCGAGTTCGAGCCGCCGCACGGGGTGCGGCCCGGCCAGATCGGCACGCTGATCGACGAGCAGGCCGACGTGATCGACGTGACCGCGACGATCGTCGACCTCGCCGTCCGCGGCTACCTGCTGATCGAGGAGGAGGACCGGGCCCGTACCGGCCGCCTCGACTGGACGCTGCGCCGCCTCGACCGCCCCCAGGTCGACCTCCTCCCCTACGAGCGGATCCTGCTGGACGCCCTGCTCACCGCCCCCGACGGGACGGGCCGTGACGCGGTGAAGCTGTCGGATCTCGGCGGGACGTTCGCGACGAAGCTGGCGCAGGTCAGGTCCGCGATGTACGACGACGTCGTGAAGCAGGGCTGGTTCGCGCGCCGCCCGGACACCGTCCGCTCCCGCTGGACGGTCGCCGGCATCCTCGTGACGCTGCTCGGCATCGGCGCGACGGTCGCACTGGCGATCACCACCGAGTGGGCCCTGGCCGGCCTCGCACTGATCATCGCGGGCGCGGCGCTGGCCTATGGCGGCCAGTACATGCCGGCCAAGACCGCGCGCGGCGCGACGGTGCTCGCGCACACGATCGGTTTCCGGGCGTTCCTGGAGCGCGGCGCCGTCCCGGACGGCGACGCCGTCGCGTCCCGGCAGCGGATCGCGCTGTTCTCCCGCTTCCTGCCGTACGCGGTCGTGTTCGGCACCGTCCCCAAGTGGGCCGAGACGGTCAAGGACGCGGGCGAGCGGGGCGCCGACAACCTGTACTGGTACGAGGGCCCGGCCGAGTGGGACCTGTCGAAGTTCGCCGAGTCGATGCGCACGTTCACGCTGGCCACCTCCGGCTCCATCTCGCAGTCGCGCGGGATGTGA
- the dtd gene encoding D-aminoacyl-tRNA deacylase, translating to MRAVVQRVSQASVSVEGRVVGAIEGPGLLVLVGVTHDDGPEQARKLASKLWGLRILQDEKSCSDVNAPLLVVSQFTLYGDARKGRRPSWTAAAPGNVAEPLVDAVVHELRGLGAKVETGEFGADMKVALVNDGPITLVLDV from the coding sequence ATGCGTGCGGTAGTCCAGAGGGTGAGCCAGGCCAGCGTGTCCGTGGAGGGGCGCGTCGTCGGCGCGATCGAGGGGCCGGGGCTGCTCGTGCTCGTCGGCGTGACGCACGACGACGGCCCGGAACAGGCCCGCAAGCTGGCCTCGAAGCTGTGGGGCCTGCGGATCCTGCAGGACGAGAAGTCGTGCTCGGACGTGAACGCGCCCCTACTGGTGGTGAGCCAATTCACCCTGTACGGGGATGCGCGGAAGGGCCGCCGCCCGTCGTGGACGGCCGCCGCGCCCGGGAACGTCGCCGAGCCCCTGGTGGACGCCGTCGTCCATGAGCTGCGGGGGCTGGGGGCCAAGGTCGAGACGGGCGAGTTCGGCGCCGACATGAAGGTCGCGCTGGTCAACGACGGCCCGATCACGCTCGTCCTGGACGTCTAG
- a CDS encoding folate-binding protein YgfZ, whose protein sequence is MESPLLKTPGAVAADAPDQEIAAHYGDPSKEQRALERGAAFVDRSNRGVLKVTGPDRLSWLHSLLSQHLDGLAPFAPTEALLLDPKGHIEHHLFVVDDGEATWAHVEPGAAAPLAEFLDRMRFMLRVEVADVTGEYMVVTGPPRDGGLSWPDVAGTETRIVPRGEFPEGLEPAGLWAYEALRIAEHRPRFGLDTDERTIPHEAGYVETAVHLSKGCYRGQETVARVHNLGRPPRRLVFLHLDGSVDRLPAHGDPVEIPGGRAIGFVGSAARHHELGPVALATVKRNVPVDAELLAGGVAAAQEVIVSPDTGANAQIALRRRPAKHG, encoded by the coding sequence ATGGAGAGCCCGCTGCTGAAGACGCCCGGAGCCGTCGCCGCCGACGCGCCCGACCAGGAGATCGCCGCGCACTACGGCGACCCGTCGAAGGAGCAGCGCGCGCTGGAACGCGGGGCCGCGTTCGTCGACCGGAGCAACCGGGGCGTCCTGAAGGTCACCGGCCCGGACCGGCTGAGCTGGCTGCACAGCCTCCTCAGCCAGCACCTCGACGGGCTGGCGCCGTTCGCGCCGACCGAGGCGCTGCTGCTCGACCCCAAGGGCCACATCGAGCACCACCTGTTCGTCGTCGACGACGGCGAGGCGACCTGGGCGCACGTCGAGCCCGGCGCCGCCGCGCCCCTCGCGGAGTTCCTCGACCGGATGCGCTTCATGCTCCGCGTCGAGGTCGCGGACGTGACCGGCGAGTACATGGTCGTCACCGGCCCGCCGCGGGACGGTGGCCTGTCCTGGCCGGACGTCGCGGGAACGGAGACGCGGATCGTCCCGCGCGGCGAGTTCCCGGAGGGGCTCGAACCGGCCGGCCTGTGGGCGTACGAGGCGCTGCGCATCGCCGAGCACCGGCCGCGGTTCGGGCTCGACACCGACGAGCGGACGATCCCGCACGAGGCCGGCTACGTCGAGACGGCCGTCCATCTGAGCAAGGGCTGCTACCGGGGGCAGGAGACGGTGGCGCGCGTCCACAACCTCGGCCGGCCGCCGCGCCGCCTGGTGTTCCTGCACCTGGACGGCAGCGTCGACCGGCTGCCCGCGCACGGCGACCCGGTGGAGATCCCGGGCGGGCGGGCGATCGGGTTCGTCGGGTCGGCCGCCCGGCACCACGAGCTGGGCCCGGTCGCGCTGGCGACGGTGAAGCGGAACGTCCCGGTGGACGCCGAGCTGCTGGCCGGCGGAGTCGCGGCCGCGCAGGAGGTCATCGTGTCGCCGGACACCGGCGCGAACGCGCAGATCGCGCTGCGCCGCCGCCCAGCGAAACACGGGTAG
- a CDS encoding asparaginase: MDVNPVLVEVERSGFVESRHRGAAVGLAADGAVAVHAGEPEAAIFPRSANKPMQAVAMLRRGLDLDDELLALAAGSHSGEDFHVEGAEKILAGAGLVADDLRCPRSWPIDPEAQQAVARQGGGPSRMRMNCSGKHAAMLATCVAAGWPTETYLDPAHPLQEAVREVVEELAGEPVAAVGVDGCGAPLFAVSTTGVARAFRALVLAAPGTPERRVADAMRTHPQWTSGTRREERQLMDAVPGLLVKCGAEGVDAFAYTDGRAGAVKIDDGAMRARTPVTVALLRALGLDTPGLEELAVVEVRGGETRVGGIRPAPNVF, translated from the coding sequence GTGGACGTCAATCCAGTGCTGGTCGAGGTGGAGCGGTCCGGGTTCGTGGAGTCGCGGCACCGGGGGGCCGCGGTCGGGCTCGCGGCGGACGGAGCGGTCGCGGTGCACGCGGGGGAGCCCGAGGCGGCGATCTTCCCGCGGTCGGCCAACAAGCCGATGCAGGCCGTCGCGATGCTGCGCCGCGGGCTCGACCTGGACGACGAGCTGCTCGCGCTGGCGGCCGGCAGCCACTCCGGGGAGGACTTCCACGTCGAGGGCGCCGAGAAGATCCTCGCCGGCGCCGGGCTGGTCGCGGACGACCTGCGGTGCCCGCGGAGCTGGCCGATCGACCCCGAGGCGCAGCAGGCGGTCGCGCGGCAGGGCGGTGGCCCGTCCCGGATGCGGATGAACTGCTCCGGCAAGCACGCCGCGATGCTGGCGACGTGCGTCGCGGCGGGCTGGCCGACCGAGACCTACCTGGACCCGGCGCACCCGTTGCAGGAGGCGGTGCGGGAGGTCGTCGAGGAGCTGGCGGGCGAGCCGGTCGCGGCCGTCGGGGTGGACGGGTGCGGGGCGCCGCTGTTCGCGGTGTCCACGACCGGGGTCGCGCGGGCGTTCCGGGCGCTGGTGCTCGCCGCGCCGGGCACCCCCGAGCGGCGCGTCGCCGACGCGATGCGCACCCACCCGCAGTGGACGTCCGGCACCCGGCGCGAGGAGCGGCAGCTGATGGACGCCGTCCCCGGCCTGCTCGTCAAGTGCGGCGCCGAAGGCGTCGACGCGTTCGCCTACACCGACGGCCGCGCGGGCGCCGTGAAGATCGACGACGGCGCCATGCGCGCGCGAACCCCCGTCACCGTGGCCCTCCTGCGAGCCCTGGGCCTCGACACCCCCGGCCTGGAGGAACTCGCGGTCGTAGAGGTACGAGGCGGAGAGACCCGCGTAGGCGGCATCCGCCCCGCGCCCAACGTGTTCTAG
- a CDS encoding DsrE family protein, translating to MARPLVIKVTAGADAPERCNQAFTVAAAAAASGVPVSLWLTGESAWFALPGRAAEFSLPHATGLDDLLTVVLTTGRVTLCTQCAARRDIGPDDVLPGIRIAGAPTFVEEITLDDVQALVY from the coding sequence ATGGCGAGACCACTCGTGATCAAAGTGACGGCGGGCGCGGACGCCCCCGAGCGCTGCAACCAGGCGTTCACGGTGGCGGCGGCCGCCGCGGCGAGCGGGGTCCCGGTCTCGCTGTGGCTCACCGGGGAGTCGGCGTGGTTCGCGCTGCCGGGGCGGGCCGCCGAGTTCTCACTGCCGCACGCCACCGGCCTGGACGACCTGCTCACCGTCGTCCTCACCACCGGGCGCGTCACCCTGTGCACCCAGTGCGCGGCCCGCCGCGACATCGGCCCGGACGACGTCCTGCCCGGCATCCGCATCGCGGGCGCCCCCACGTTCGTCGAGGAGATCACCCTCGACGACGTGCAGGCCCTCGTCTACTGA
- a CDS encoding Fur family transcriptional regulator yields MVESWQEELRAKGYRVTPQRQLVLEAVTNLEHGTPEEICTEVQRTARGVNISTVYRTLELLEELGLVKHAHLGHGPPNYHLAAEAEHIHLVCRGCHTVEDVDPRAAAGLADVLRRDFGFETDVHHLTVYGRCKECRAT; encoded by the coding sequence ATGGTCGAGTCGTGGCAAGAGGAGCTGCGGGCCAAGGGGTACCGGGTCACCCCTCAGCGCCAGCTGGTCCTCGAAGCGGTCACCAACCTGGAGCACGGGACCCCCGAGGAGATCTGCACCGAGGTGCAGCGCACCGCGCGCGGCGTGAACATCTCCACCGTGTACCGGACGCTCGAACTCCTGGAGGAGCTCGGGCTCGTCAAGCACGCCCATCTCGGGCACGGGCCGCCGAACTACCACCTCGCCGCCGAGGCCGAGCACATCCACCTGGTGTGCCGGGGCTGCCACACGGTGGAGGACGTCGACCCGCGCGCCGCCGCCGGGCTGGCGGACGTCCTGCGGCGCGACTTCGGGTTCGAGACCGACGTGCACCACCTCACCGTCTACGGGCGGTGCAAGGAGTGCCGCGCCACATAG
- a CDS encoding TerC family protein has product MLDVPLWAWGATIGLIAALFVLDFFVAVRRPHAVHIKEATFWSVFYIGVAILFGLAVWALGGSTGGTEYFSGWLVEKSLSVDNLFVFVIIMGRFAVPPEYQQKTLLFGIGAALLLRAVLIAIGAAAISLFSFTFLIFGLILIWTAVQLVRHRDEEPDVEDTFLVRRARKILPVSESFHGGRMLAHEDGQRVMTPLLIVFVAIGSTDVLFALDSIPAVFGVTKDPFLVFSANAFALLGLRALYFLIEGLLERLVYLSIGLSVILAFIGAKLILQFLHEDVSESIPKVPTTLSLGVILAILLFTTAASLVRVHAHPEEKAKAGSLRKRRDKEPRDEEPAHR; this is encoded by the coding sequence ATGCTCGACGTACCGCTATGGGCCTGGGGCGCGACGATCGGACTGATCGCCGCGCTGTTCGTCCTCGACTTCTTCGTCGCCGTCCGGCGGCCGCACGCGGTGCACATCAAGGAGGCCACGTTCTGGTCGGTGTTCTACATCGGCGTCGCGATCCTGTTCGGCCTCGCCGTGTGGGCGCTCGGCGGGTCGACCGGCGGCACCGAGTACTTCTCCGGGTGGCTGGTCGAGAAGAGCCTGTCGGTCGACAACCTCTTCGTCTTCGTGATCATCATGGGCCGATTCGCGGTGCCGCCCGAGTACCAGCAGAAGACGCTGCTGTTCGGGATCGGCGCCGCGCTGCTGCTGCGGGCCGTGCTGATCGCGATCGGCGCCGCCGCGATCAGCCTGTTCTCCTTCACCTTCCTGATCTTCGGGCTGATCCTGATCTGGACGGCGGTGCAGCTCGTCCGGCACCGCGACGAGGAGCCGGACGTGGAGGACACCTTCCTCGTCCGCCGCGCCCGCAAGATCCTGCCGGTGAGCGAGAGCTTCCACGGCGGGCGGATGCTCGCCCACGAGGACGGACAGCGCGTGATGACGCCGCTGCTGATCGTCTTCGTCGCGATCGGCAGCACCGACGTCCTGTTCGCGCTGGACTCCATCCCCGCGGTGTTCGGCGTCACCAAGGACCCGTTCCTCGTCTTCTCCGCCAACGCGTTCGCGCTGCTCGGCCTGCGCGCCCTCTACTTCCTCATCGAGGGCCTGCTGGAACGGCTGGTGTACCTGTCGATCGGCCTGTCGGTGATCCTGGCGTTCATCGGCGCGAAGCTGATCCTGCAGTTCCTGCACGAGGACGTCAGCGAGTCCATCCCCAAGGTGCCGACCACGCTGTCGCTGGGCGTGATCCTGGCGATCCTGCTCTTCACGACGGCCGCCAGCCTCGTCCGCGTCCACGCCCACCCGGAGGAGAAGGCCAAGGCGGGCTCCCTGCGCAAGCGCCGCGACAAGGAGCCGCGCGACGAGGAGCCCGCCCACCGCTGA
- a CDS encoding FABP family protein — translation MDVPELHPDLEPLKFLLGTWEGAGVGGYPTIESFNFGQELSFTHIGKPFLVYASRTWMIEADGTLGRPLAVETGYWRPRPDHQVEVTLAHPTGIVEIYVGDVAFNRVELHTDVVARTESAKEVTGGHRLYGLIGEDLGWAYDMAAMGQQLQSHLSAQLKKVS, via the coding sequence ATGGACGTTCCTGAGCTGCACCCGGACCTTGAGCCCCTGAAGTTCCTTCTCGGCACCTGGGAGGGCGCCGGCGTCGGCGGCTATCCGACGATCGAGTCGTTCAACTTCGGCCAGGAGCTGTCCTTCACCCACATCGGGAAGCCTTTTCTGGTCTACGCGAGCCGCACCTGGATGATCGAGGCGGACGGCACGCTCGGGCGTCCGCTGGCGGTGGAGACGGGGTACTGGCGGCCGCGCCCGGACCACCAGGTCGAGGTCACGCTGGCCCATCCGACCGGGATCGTCGAGATCTACGTCGGCGACGTGGCGTTCAACCGGGTGGAGCTGCACACCGACGTCGTGGCGCGCACGGAGTCGGCCAAGGAGGTCACCGGCGGGCACCGGCTGTACGGGCTGATCGGGGAGGACCTCGGCTGGGCGTACGACATGGCGGCCATGGGGCAGCAGCTCCAGTCGCACCTGTCGGCGCAGCTCAAGAAGGTGTCCTGA
- a CDS encoding MFS transporter — translation MTARRAGLAGALLMIVLVAVNLRPAIAAVGPVLTEISDEFGLSGTAAGALTTLPLVFFGSYGLVAAFLPRAPRGETLLVSAMALLVGGLVLRLLDGPAALFAGSLVAGIAISIGNIAMPGIIKRDHPTRITTVTAVYTVAVTVGASLSSGVVVPVEHAFDSSWRLPLGLLAVPAALAGLLWVPRARRAAHAARSAPPAAHRRGVTALVWRSGLAWNVTVFMGLQSLLAYVVLGWLPTICQDRGMDEAAAGYVLALTSGVQAIGSLAVPVLARRTRDQRPLVVATAVLALVGFAGTTWAPIGSVWGWAVVLGFGQGLGFATALSFIGLRAHDAQVAAQLSGMAQGVGYVIAALGPLALGALHDATGGWSVPMAGVLAVCVAMAVPGAAAGRLRTVGAPSEAPEGVNSEISGHIPN, via the coding sequence GTGACGGCGCGGCGCGCCGGGCTGGCCGGCGCCCTGCTCATGATCGTCCTCGTGGCGGTCAACCTGCGGCCCGCGATCGCCGCGGTCGGCCCGGTGCTGACCGAGATCAGCGACGAGTTCGGGCTGTCCGGGACGGCGGCGGGCGCGCTCACCACCCTCCCGCTGGTCTTCTTCGGCTCCTACGGGCTGGTCGCGGCGTTCCTGCCGCGGGCGCCGCGCGGCGAGACGCTGCTGGTCAGCGCGATGGCGCTGCTGGTCGGCGGGCTGGTGCTGCGGCTGCTGGACGGCCCCGCCGCGCTGTTCGCCGGGTCGCTGGTCGCCGGGATCGCGATCAGCATCGGCAACATCGCGATGCCGGGCATCATCAAGCGCGACCATCCCACCCGGATCACCACGGTGACGGCGGTCTACACGGTCGCGGTGACGGTCGGGGCGTCGCTGTCGTCGGGGGTCGTGGTGCCCGTCGAGCACGCCTTCGACTCGAGCTGGCGGCTGCCGCTCGGCCTGCTCGCGGTGCCGGCCGCGCTGGCCGGGCTGCTGTGGGTGCCCCGGGCGCGGCGCGCGGCGCACGCGGCCCGGTCGGCACCGCCCGCGGCGCACCGGCGCGGCGTCACGGCGCTGGTGTGGCGGTCGGGCCTCGCCTGGAACGTCACGGTGTTCATGGGCCTGCAGTCGCTGCTCGCCTACGTGGTGCTCGGCTGGCTGCCGACGATCTGCCAGGACCGCGGGATGGACGAGGCCGCCGCCGGGTACGTGCTGGCCCTGACGTCGGGGGTCCAGGCGATCGGGTCGCTGGCCGTCCCGGTGCTGGCGCGCCGGACCCGCGACCAGCGCCCGCTGGTGGTCGCCACGGCGGTGCTGGCCCTGGTGGGCTTCGCCGGGACGACCTGGGCGCCGATCGGGTCGGTGTGGGGCTGGGCGGTGGTCCTCGGCTTCGGCCAGGGCCTCGGGTTCGCCACCGCGCTGTCGTTCATCGGGCTCCGCGCCCACGACGCGCAGGTCGCGGCGCAGCTGTCCGGGATGGCGCAGGGCGTCGGCTACGTCATCGCGGCGCTCGGCCCGCTGGCGCTCGGTGCGCTGCACGACGCCACCGGCGGCTGGAGCGTTCCGATGGCGGGCGTGCTCGCGGTCTGCGTCGCCATGGCGGTGCCCGGGGCGGCGGCGGGCCGCCTCCGGACGGTCGGCGCCCCTTCCGAGGCCCCGGAGGGGGTTAACTCGGAAATCAGCGGACACATCCCTAATTGA
- a CDS encoding FadR/GntR family transcriptional regulator: MDAVLEQLQAQVSAGSWAVGERIPAETDLAARLGVSRPAVREAIRALSHVGVLEVRRGDGTYVRSSADPRPLLRRVSRASARDVFEVQLAYDVQAARLAARRRTAADLERLELLLRARDEATEPDAFGAADARFHLGVAEASRNPVLIEAMRYFIDRLHESMRAIRLDHDVPEAGPARHRAVLDAIAAGDPEAAASAAAAVVEPTLTVLESLLGEGGEAP; the protein is encoded by the coding sequence GTGGACGCCGTGCTGGAGCAGCTTCAGGCGCAGGTCAGTGCCGGTTCCTGGGCGGTCGGCGAGCGGATTCCGGCGGAGACCGACCTCGCCGCGCGGCTCGGTGTGAGCCGTCCGGCCGTCCGGGAGGCGATCCGGGCGCTGTCGCACGTCGGGGTGCTGGAGGTGCGGCGCGGCGACGGGACGTACGTGCGCAGCAGCGCCGACCCGCGCCCGCTCCTGCGCCGGGTCTCGCGGGCGTCGGCGCGGGACGTGTTCGAGGTGCAGCTCGCCTACGACGTCCAGGCGGCCCGGCTCGCGGCCCGCAGGCGCACCGCCGCCGATCTGGAGCGGCTGGAGCTGCTGCTGCGCGCCCGCGACGAGGCCACCGAGCCGGACGCGTTCGGCGCCGCCGACGCGCGGTTCCACCTCGGGGTCGCGGAGGCGTCCCGGAACCCGGTCCTCATCGAGGCGATGCGGTACTTCATCGACCGGCTGCACGAGTCGATGCGCGCGATCCGGCTCGACCACGACGTCCCCGAGGCGGGCCCGGCCCGGCACCGCGCCGTGCTGGACGCGATCGCGGCGGGCGACCCGGAGGCGGCGGCGTCGGCCGCGGCGGCGGTCGTCGAGCCGACCCTCACCGTCCTGGAGTCCCTGCTCGGCGAGGGCGGGGAGGCCCCGTGA
- a CDS encoding 3-keto-5-aminohexanoate cleavage protein translates to MGATTLITVAPTGAESAKADVPALPVTLDELVQTAKECEAAGAAVIHVHIRDDDARPTLDPSRLRDTVSALRESTGLIVQLSTGGAVTDPYEDRIRVLDAEPDMCSLTCGTVNFGDDVFMNPWPFMVELYQRTQEREVVPEFELFDLGHIAALHRLLDKHGLPYGGHVHCDLVMGVPGGMPGDARTLVAAVEALPPGATWSATGIGRTSLPVLFAALSAGGHLRVGMEDTVTLAKGQPVTANVQLVERAAQAAHLAQRPPMPAADARALLHTKPR, encoded by the coding sequence ATGGGAGCAACGACGCTCATCACGGTGGCGCCCACGGGCGCGGAGTCCGCCAAGGCGGACGTTCCGGCCCTGCCCGTCACCCTGGATGAACTGGTCCAGACGGCCAAGGAGTGCGAGGCGGCCGGCGCGGCCGTGATCCACGTGCACATCCGCGACGACGACGCGCGGCCCACGCTCGACCCGTCCCGGTTGCGGGACACGGTGTCGGCGCTGCGGGAGAGCACGGGACTGATCGTGCAGCTGTCCACGGGCGGCGCGGTCACCGACCCTTACGAGGACCGCATCCGCGTCCTGGACGCCGAACCCGACATGTGCTCGCTCACCTGCGGGACGGTCAACTTCGGCGACGACGTCTTCATGAACCCCTGGCCGTTCATGGTGGAGCTGTACCAGCGCACCCAGGAACGCGAGGTCGTGCCGGAGTTCGAGCTGTTCGACCTCGGACACATAGCGGCGCTGCACAGGCTCCTGGACAAGCACGGCCTTCCCTACGGCGGCCACGTCCACTGCGACCTGGTGATGGGCGTGCCCGGCGGAATGCCCGGCGACGCCCGCACCCTGGTCGCCGCCGTGGAAGCCCTACCGCCCGGCGCGACGTGGTCGGCCACCGGCATCGGCAGGACGTCCCTGCCCGTCCTCTTCGCCGCGCTCTCGGCCGGCGGGCACCTGCGCGTCGGCATGGAGGACACCGTCACCCTGGCGAAGGGGCAGCCGGTGACGGCGAACGTCCAATTGGTGGAACGCGCCGCCCAAGCCGCCCACCTGGCCCAGCGCCCGCCGATGCCCGCCGCGGACGCTCGCGCCCTGCTGCACACCAAACCCCGCTGA